A section of the Brachyhypopomus gauderio isolate BG-103 chromosome 13, BGAUD_0.2, whole genome shotgun sequence genome encodes:
- the LOC143473402 gene encoding G-protein coupled receptor 183-like: protein MSFAIINSSSSSSDTDAGGYWCSKKLAGPLIWSVFSVFCFLLGFPSSIGVLYVLYRRRRHTVFSDGIFSLSMTVVDLILTSTIPFSVCNYMIWNSMEYEWICNFILSFTLTGRPLFMACVCGDCFFAVVYPIAYKTSKKIVIIKKAISITVWLIVLSFGSVIASVPWVFSSPWSSTFILTALFIIALCDISILQALKKPDPSRNVSIHPQKKRALQIIRVSCVMTFVTYLPPAVLFSFGTLMNVDEVTWSCGFLFYGCCLTMAGCVIMPIVYLVKVEKLDIVKKWWKK from the coding sequence ATGAGCTTCGCAATCATCaactcttcctcatcttcctcggACACGGACGCGGGGGGATACTGGTGTTCGAAAAAGCTGGCGGGGCCTTTAATCTGGTCAgttttctctgtgttttgttTCCTCCTGGGTTTTCCATCCAGCATCGGAGTTCTTTACGTGCTCTATCGGAGGAGGCGACATACTGTCTTCAGTGATGGCATCTTCTCCCTGAGCATGACTGTCGTCGATCTGATTTTAACATCCACCATCCCGTTTAGTGTATGTAATTACATGATATGGAACAGCATGGAATATGAGTGGATTTGTAACTTCATACTAAGTTTCACTTTAACAGGCAGACCTCTCTTCATGGCCTGTGTGTGCGGAGACTGCTTCTTTGCTGTGGTTTATCCAATAGCGTACAAGACCAGTAAGAAAATCGTCATAATTAAAAAGGCAATCTCCATCACAGTCTGGTTAATTGTACTCAGTTTTGGCTCAGTCATAGCCTCTGTGCCCTGGGTGTTTTCAAGTCCTTGGTCCTCTACGTTTATTTTGACAGCCTTATTTATTATTGCCCTTTGCGATATTTCCATACTTCAAGCTCTGAAGAAACCAGACCCGTCCCGTAACGTAAGCATCCACCCGCAGAAGAAGAGAGCTCTTCAGATCATCAGAGTGAGCTGCGTTATGACCTTCGTCACCTACCTGCCCCCTGCTGTCCTGTTCTCATTTGGGACTCTGATGAATGTGGATGAGGTGACTTGGTCCTGTGGATTTCTCTTTTACGGATGCTGTCTCACCATGGCCGGATGCGTCATTATGCCTATTGTATATTTGGTGAAAGTGGAAAAGCTTGATATTGTCAAGAAATGGTGgaaaaaatga